A region from the Prevotella melaninogenica genome encodes:
- a CDS encoding Card1-like endonuclease domain-containing protein yields MKKKVHIALVGGQTMPVILGIKESFPDEIILVHSGKSESEAKLIENLCSEKCYLQEFTPVDYETIKVSVDKLLHNLTGDEITINLSGGTKPWVLSFALQTQGMKNVTLLYIDQNSICYNYTQQKNGQVRVSV; encoded by the coding sequence ATGAAAAAAAAGGTACATATAGCGCTTGTCGGAGGTCAAACTATGCCTGTTATTCTCGGCATAAAAGAAAGTTTTCCAGACGAAATCATACTTGTACATTCTGGAAAAAGTGAATCTGAGGCAAAACTTATAGAGAACCTCTGTTCTGAAAAATGCTATCTTCAAGAATTTACACCAGTTGATTATGAAACTATCAAAGTTTCTGTTGACAAACTGTTACACAACCTTACTGGTGATGAGATAACCATCAACCTATCTGGTGGTACCAAACCATGGGTTCTTTCATTTGCCTTACAAACACAAGGAATGAAGAATGTAACTCTACTATATATTGATCAAAATAGTATATGCTACAACTATACCCAACAAAAAAATGGTCAAGTAAGGGTCTCAGTATGA
- the cas10 gene encoding type III-A CRISPR-associated protein Cas10/Csm1, producing MDNIRKHIYLAAILHEIGKFYQKADTENITITSSPIHIGELEALFYLKQEAKYTLWTKLFIKENQRVFNKLLNNTQNESSNKDNLKTLVKSQISKIEQIIKEALLLSSGKEDYTEELSTESESNWKSCKNERLIPILETIGNQDELLTNKEWHQLPVQKQIPSIDNFPQKKIIEVPNYSNLWKEFKSEFDSLTHGTYQTFSDTLLTLLYKYTSCIPSNITHSPDISLYDHIKTTTALAICLYDLMCSGEKPKDRFLLIGADLSGIQSYIYQIVSKYAGKNLKGRSFYIRLLSDAVVRYLLKQLNLFQANIIYNSGGGFYLLAPNTTGIKQKLKTAIKEIEQRIFTTHGTSLYVAIDSITVSDDALLHRNGEDIGKLWGNLFIKKDQRKNQRYAAMMEEDYKIFFSPQSGLNKFDCISGEEIPANEQSYSEGELSPLRYITKEQIVLGHKLRNFDLIIISESEIPYLADKHSVEPAQLGFHYYLLKQEELIKVKDKICFEKEPLTILQANTSQDSNSLIKIIENSNTVYGLFYYGGNELGFTRIPTFEELCHKLDTDNAFRRLGVLRMDVDNLGRIFQAGINPQYTSLSRYATLSRSFDYFFSGYLNEIWRETDPSKSIIIYSGGDDLFIVGSWEKTVEIAKRIREDFRKYTCNNPNLSISGGVALLSPKFPIMKGAEESAIEEDRAKKHRCKQLEKNSFSLLNTALNWDEEFPAVEALKNEIKELHIDDAIKSSFISKVLRHRTNAEMNSHKITNFKTYWMIAYDMGRMKNRTKNVQAKELINRYIKEICGNSFCLNNKTINSSYHPLELWALACRWAELELRTNNKQIN from the coding sequence ATGGACAACATTAGAAAACATATCTACCTAGCAGCTATACTACACGAAATCGGAAAGTTTTACCAAAAAGCAGACACCGAGAATATTACTATAACTTCTAGTCCGATACATATAGGTGAACTTGAAGCTCTCTTCTACCTAAAACAAGAAGCCAAATATACCTTATGGACAAAACTATTTATTAAGGAAAACCAGCGAGTCTTTAATAAGCTGCTTAATAATACTCAAAACGAGTCAAGTAACAAAGACAATCTGAAGACCTTAGTCAAAAGTCAGATTAGTAAAATAGAACAAATCATCAAAGAAGCATTATTATTATCTTCTGGTAAAGAAGATTATACTGAAGAGCTTTCTACAGAGAGCGAAAGCAACTGGAAATCTTGTAAGAACGAAAGATTAATTCCCATATTAGAAACAATTGGTAATCAAGATGAATTGTTAACGAATAAAGAATGGCATCAACTTCCTGTACAGAAGCAGATTCCTTCTATTGATAATTTTCCTCAAAAGAAAATTATTGAAGTTCCTAACTATAGCAATCTCTGGAAGGAATTTAAAAGTGAATTTGACTCCCTCACTCACGGTACTTACCAAACTTTTTCAGACACCCTCTTGACATTACTATACAAATACACCTCTTGCATTCCATCCAATATAACACACTCTCCAGATATTTCACTCTATGATCATATCAAAACAACAACAGCGCTAGCCATCTGCCTTTACGATCTTATGTGCTCAGGAGAAAAACCAAAAGATCGTTTCCTCCTCATTGGTGCCGACCTCAGTGGAATTCAATCATATATCTATCAGATAGTATCAAAATATGCTGGTAAAAACCTTAAAGGCCGATCTTTTTATATTCGTTTGTTATCAGACGCAGTTGTGCGTTATCTATTGAAACAACTAAACCTCTTTCAAGCAAATATCATATATAATAGTGGTGGAGGATTTTATCTTCTAGCACCTAATACAACTGGTATCAAACAGAAGCTTAAAACAGCTATCAAAGAAATTGAACAAAGAATATTCACAACACATGGGACATCACTATATGTTGCAATTGATAGCATTACAGTTTCTGATGATGCTTTACTACATAGAAACGGAGAAGATATAGGTAAACTATGGGGGAATCTGTTTATAAAAAAAGATCAACGAAAAAATCAAAGATATGCAGCAATGATGGAAGAGGATTATAAAATATTCTTTAGCCCACAATCAGGTCTCAATAAATTTGATTGTATCTCTGGAGAAGAAATTCCTGCCAACGAACAAAGCTACAGCGAGGGAGAACTTTCACCACTCCGTTATATTACAAAAGAACAAATAGTTTTAGGCCATAAGCTCCGTAACTTTGATTTAATTATCATCAGCGAATCAGAAATACCTTATTTAGCAGACAAACATTCTGTAGAGCCTGCTCAATTAGGCTTCCATTACTACCTTCTAAAACAAGAAGAATTAATAAAAGTAAAAGATAAAATATGTTTTGAAAAAGAACCGCTAACTATTTTACAAGCAAATACAAGCCAAGATAGTAATAGTCTTATAAAAATAATCGAGAATTCTAATACCGTCTATGGTTTATTCTATTATGGTGGAAACGAATTAGGCTTCACACGAATACCAACTTTTGAGGAACTATGTCATAAATTAGATACAGATAATGCTTTTAGACGATTAGGAGTTCTAAGAATGGATGTCGATAACCTTGGACGTATATTCCAAGCTGGTATAAATCCCCAATATACATCTCTATCACGTTATGCAACATTAAGCCGTTCGTTCGATTATTTCTTCTCAGGTTATCTAAATGAAATATGGAGAGAAACAGATCCAAGTAAATCAATCATCATATATAGTGGTGGTGACGACCTTTTCATTGTTGGTAGTTGGGAAAAAACTGTTGAGATTGCAAAACGAATAAGAGAAGATTTTCGTAAATACACTTGCAACAATCCTAATTTATCAATATCTGGTGGCGTCGCCTTGTTATCACCTAAATTTCCAATAATGAAAGGTGCAGAAGAAAGTGCTATTGAGGAAGATAGGGCTAAAAAACACCGATGCAAGCAATTAGAAAAGAATTCCTTTTCTCTACTCAACACAGCATTGAATTGGGATGAAGAGTTTCCTGCCGTTGAAGCACTTAAAAATGAGATAAAAGAACTGCACATTGATGATGCCATTAAGAGTTCCTTTATATCAAAAGTTCTCAGACATAGAACTAATGCAGAGATGAATTCACACAAAATTACAAACTTCAAAACCTATTGGATGATTGCGTACGATATGGGCAGGATGAAGAACCGTACAAAAAACGTACAAGCGAAAGAATTAATTAATCGATACATAAAAGAGATCTGTGGTAATAGCTTTTGTCTAAATAACAAAACTATAAACTCTTCCTATCACCCTTTAGAACTGTGGGCATTAGCGTGCAGATGGGCAGAATTAGAACTACGAACAAACAACAAACAAATAAATTAA
- a CDS encoding DUF1887 family protein, with the protein MQIVFNSGWFEYEVAQMISKWKYAKEIWLNTIYPYNNKYPKNEIDIIVNTGYKLLMIECKTQIYDNTDIDKFNTAVKNYGGLGSKALFITDAKMKPEAIEKCSDNHILSFSMKDFEDRQSAQVSLFQLLDQELFYINTK; encoded by the coding sequence ATGCAGATTGTTTTCAACTCGGGCTGGTTTGAATATGAGGTTGCACAGATGATTAGCAAATGGAAATATGCCAAAGAGATTTGGTTAAACACCATTTATCCATATAATAATAAGTATCCCAAAAATGAGATAGACATAATTGTCAATACAGGTTATAAACTTCTTATGATAGAGTGCAAGACCCAAATATATGACAACACAGATATTGATAAATTCAACACAGCTGTGAAAAACTATGGTGGATTGGGATCTAAGGCACTCTTCATTACAGATGCAAAGATGAAACCAGAAGCTATAGAAAAATGTTCAGACAATCATATTCTCTCATTTAGTATGAAAGACTTTGAAGATCGACAGTCAGCACAAGTATCATTATTCCAACTACTTGACCAAGAACTTTTCTATATAAATACCAAATAG
- the csm2 gene encoding type III-A CRISPR-associated protein Csm2, whose product MVTPYNENRYPDKRRNSWNTNKIGSETPEEILTKADFDESWITEGANERLPDFAEILGKYMARNGLTNSKIRSIYGEIKRIQMGKFEIEKASFFLLRPKVAYAFGRDEKNKGLKLFKLIFERVYLLVKDQKTYNNFCNLIEAILAYHKAYGGKD is encoded by the coding sequence ATGGTAACACCTTACAATGAGAACAGGTATCCCGACAAGAGAAGAAACAGTTGGAATACAAACAAGATTGGGTCTGAAACTCCAGAGGAAATTCTGACAAAAGCAGATTTCGATGAAAGTTGGATTACGGAAGGAGCCAACGAGAGACTTCCAGATTTTGCTGAAATCCTTGGGAAATATATGGCAAGGAATGGACTTACTAATTCTAAAATCCGCAGTATTTATGGAGAAATAAAAAGAATACAAATGGGTAAATTTGAGATAGAAAAAGCTTCTTTCTTTTTACTCCGTCCGAAAGTAGCCTATGCTTTTGGAAGAGATGAAAAAAACAAAGGATTAAAACTATTCAAACTCATCTTTGAGAGAGTATATCTTCTTGTCAAAGATCAAAAAACCTATAATAATTTCTGCAATCTTATAGAAGCTATCCTTGCATACCATAAAGCGTATGGAGGAAAAGATTAA
- the csm3 gene encoding type III-A CRISPR-associated RAMP protein Csm3 — translation MEEKIKLLHYKELSMTTTRLKKKVVYTGTIILKTGLHIGGTNAALNIGGPDKFVVRNPLTNIPYIPGSSLKGKLRCLVELANGESNEGKPSNNPQSKAGALFGTAGDSESNHASRLIVRDAVMATQTDDENELKIFGLKRSDILDFSSTDLPFTESKTEVNIDRITAKANPRTFERVPAGAFFKLEMILNIFEGEDENSLKSTLKQGITLLHDDYLGGNGSRGYGQVEIKIMKEDEKTY, via the coding sequence ATGGAGGAAAAGATTAAATTATTACATTATAAAGAACTATCTATGACTACAACAAGATTAAAAAAGAAAGTTGTCTATACTGGTACTATTATATTAAAGACCGGTTTACACATTGGTGGAACAAATGCAGCACTCAACATTGGTGGACCAGATAAATTTGTAGTTCGTAACCCTTTAACCAATATTCCTTATATACCAGGAAGTTCTCTTAAAGGGAAGCTACGATGTTTAGTTGAATTAGCAAATGGAGAGTCTAATGAGGGTAAACCTTCAAACAATCCACAAAGCAAAGCTGGTGCATTGTTTGGTACTGCAGGAGATAGTGAGTCAAATCATGCATCACGCCTAATTGTAAGAGATGCAGTTATGGCAACACAAACTGATGACGAAAATGAACTAAAAATATTTGGACTTAAACGTTCTGACATACTAGACTTTAGCAGTACTGATTTACCGTTTACCGAAAGTAAAACAGAAGTAAATATAGATCGCATTACAGCAAAGGCTAACCCACGAACTTTTGAAAGAGTACCAGCAGGTGCATTTTTCAAGCTAGAAATGATTCTAAATATCTTTGAAGGAGAAGATGAAAATAGTTTAAAAAGCACTCTAAAGCAAGGAATTACCCTTCTACACGACGATTACCTTGGAGGAAACGGTTCACGTGGATACGGCCAAGTTGAAATAAAAATAATGAAAGAAGACGAAAAGACTTATTGA
- the csm4 gene encoding type III-A CRISPR-associated RAMP protein Csm4 produces the protein MKTFSIIKLTNLSPIHIGMGRETTDCSAHTLHSDTLSAALAAMRVQIKGPKEIKEFINSFSISSAFPFWENHLFLPKPQGRLQVRIREKEESLTRKILKGVQYIESSLWSQLIKGEVIYVDQNQIHKNLLSGSMNNRSFPIISRSQVNERVSVSREKGKDAEPFFFEWDFYHNKAGLYVLTDAKKELLKELYELFTILGEQGIGTDRNIGGGKFNVEYGGTLELGETKENSNGQLLLSLYIPTEEELPKLNLKNSLYSILPRGGFMAGSCNEKIRHIHKKNIYMFNVGSYFITKEQLQGKVVDLQPTWNSNEMHPVYRSGLPLSVPIKILNYE, from the coding sequence ATGAAGACATTCTCAATCATAAAGCTAACTAACCTCTCTCCCATTCATATAGGAATGGGTAGAGAGACTACAGATTGTTCTGCGCACACGCTACATTCAGATACTCTCTCTGCAGCATTGGCAGCTATGCGGGTACAAATTAAAGGCCCTAAAGAAATTAAAGAGTTTATAAATTCTTTTTCTATCAGCTCAGCCTTCCCCTTTTGGGAAAACCATCTTTTTCTACCAAAACCGCAAGGCCGCCTACAGGTTAGAATCAGAGAAAAAGAAGAAAGCCTAACACGTAAAATTCTTAAAGGAGTCCAATATATAGAAAGTAGTCTTTGGAGTCAACTAATTAAAGGAGAAGTAATTTATGTAGATCAAAATCAAATACACAAGAACCTGCTCTCTGGTTCAATGAATAACAGATCATTTCCTATTATCTCACGTTCACAAGTAAATGAGCGAGTTAGCGTATCACGGGAAAAAGGGAAAGATGCAGAACCCTTCTTCTTCGAGTGGGATTTTTATCACAATAAAGCTGGACTCTATGTTCTTACTGATGCTAAAAAAGAATTACTCAAAGAATTATATGAGCTCTTCACCATACTCGGTGAACAGGGAATAGGAACAGACCGAAATATTGGTGGCGGCAAATTCAATGTTGAATATGGAGGGACATTAGAATTAGGGGAAACAAAAGAAAATAGTAACGGACAATTGCTTCTCTCACTCTATATCCCAACAGAAGAAGAGCTTCCAAAACTCAACCTCAAGAACTCCCTGTATAGCATTTTACCTCGAGGTGGTTTTATGGCTGGTAGCTGTAATGAAAAAATTCGGCATATTCACAAAAAAAACATATATATGTTCAATGTCGGTTCTTACTTCATTACAAAAGAGCAATTACAAGGAAAAGTCGTAGATTTACAGCCCACATGGAACAGTAACGAAATGCATCCTGTCTACAGAAGCGGATTACCTCTTAGTGTACCTATTAAAATATTAAACTATGAGTAA
- the csx2 gene encoding TIGR02221 family CRISPR-associated protein — translation MARKLFISVLGTGLYEKSVYTQGDIRSSETRFIQQATLELIGCKETWTEEDRICILLTDKAKELNWEVSSRKHPHTKEEIAYEGLNTLLQRMDLRPQITPVSICDGKNEDEMWKIFQTTFEQIQDGDELYFDLTHSFRYLPMLILVLGNYAKFLKNIRIAHISYGNYEARNEEGSPIVDLLPLTVLQDWTFAAANFLHNGRSEQLTQLTQQVFKPILRDTRGKDQQAQALRKFSETLNNITNNLQMCRGLNITEDKDICRLKESIDQLSEDIIAPLVPVVKRIELSFTKFIPDSNILNGLHAAQWCYDNHMYQQSITILQETIVTYICNKNKLSVTDKDARALVNKAFYIVYEKLQQNDEKWELPNYGKGNEAKDKVRELIKDPDIEKLSRSFSTASGVRNDFNHAGFRPNPMTADKLAHKIEESINKVHNIIFGDYVHQPL, via the coding sequence ATGGCACGAAAACTATTCATATCCGTTCTCGGAACGGGTCTATACGAAAAAAGTGTGTATACACAGGGAGACATCAGGTCAAGTGAAACAAGATTCATCCAACAGGCAACGCTTGAGTTGATTGGATGTAAAGAGACTTGGACGGAAGAAGACAGGATTTGCATCCTGCTCACAGACAAAGCGAAAGAATTAAACTGGGAGGTATCATCACGCAAACATCCACATACGAAGGAGGAAATAGCCTACGAGGGACTGAACACCTTGCTCCAAAGAATGGATTTGCGCCCTCAGATTACCCCTGTATCAATCTGTGATGGGAAAAACGAGGACGAAATGTGGAAGATATTCCAGACTACATTTGAACAGATACAGGATGGGGATGAACTTTACTTCGACCTTACTCACAGCTTTCGCTATCTACCGATGCTCATTCTTGTTCTTGGCAATTATGCCAAGTTCCTAAAAAACATACGCATAGCACACATTTCATACGGCAACTATGAAGCACGCAACGAAGAGGGGTCTCCTATCGTAGATTTGCTACCGCTGACTGTTCTTCAAGACTGGACCTTTGCTGCAGCCAATTTCCTGCACAATGGACGAAGCGAACAGCTGACGCAACTCACTCAACAGGTATTTAAACCAATCCTCCGCGACACAAGGGGAAAAGACCAACAGGCGCAGGCACTCAGGAAATTCTCAGAAACACTGAACAATATTACCAATAATCTTCAAATGTGTCGTGGATTAAATATTACAGAGGATAAGGACATCTGCCGTCTGAAAGAATCTATCGATCAGTTATCTGAAGACATCATTGCACCTTTAGTTCCTGTGGTGAAAAGGATAGAGCTGTCATTTACGAAGTTTATCCCAGACTCTAATATCCTTAATGGACTGCATGCTGCACAATGGTGCTACGACAACCACATGTATCAACAGTCAATAACAATTCTGCAAGAAACGATTGTAACCTATATCTGTAATAAAAATAAACTATCGGTAACTGACAAAGATGCACGTGCTTTGGTCAATAAGGCTTTCTACATTGTATATGAAAAACTACAGCAGAATGATGAGAAATGGGAACTCCCGAACTATGGTAAAGGTAACGAGGCTAAAGACAAGGTGAGAGAACTTATTAAAGATCCTGACATAGAAAAACTATCCAGGAGCTTTAGCACAGCTTCAGGTGTACGTAACGATTTCAACCATGCAGGATTCCGACCTAACCCGATGACTGCAGACAA
- the csm5 gene encoding type III-A CRISPR-associated RAMP protein Csm5 — protein MSKVKIDIVSRVHIGSGEILQYGSDFIDFQEGGDNYVGIISPRKIMSLIKNDTKALDAWIATIERKKSIIDFMKTYAPKAITDDYCFRIDHTYETLKENDTLQTFIHNGLGDPYIPGSSIKGAIRTAVLSNIINKKNEVENLVNPTRINAKAIEQHLLGENPNKDIYRFLKIGDAVFGNNYENIVRLFSINERETNSYWDTSKSQLVETLMPKDSSVCEIRLDLKAYGYAKKYVQELPECMSSLNKMFSTINQHTKSLLAHEIKYWQDHINNPNAENVDKYIKNLEIIMEQIQKCKDPSKTSCILRLGAGSGWRFITGAWAETFEKFNESIVPVARPQNQRYSNYSFPKSRRLDSSCKPLGFIRMTLLED, from the coding sequence ATGAGTAAAGTCAAAATAGATATCGTGAGCAGAGTTCATATTGGTTCTGGTGAAATTCTGCAATATGGAAGTGATTTCATAGATTTCCAAGAAGGGGGTGATAATTATGTAGGTATTATATCTCCTCGAAAAATAATGTCTCTGATAAAAAATGATACAAAAGCATTAGACGCTTGGATAGCAACTATTGAAAGAAAAAAATCTATCATTGACTTTATGAAGACCTATGCTCCAAAAGCAATTACTGATGATTATTGCTTCAGAATTGATCATACGTATGAAACTCTTAAAGAAAATGACACCCTCCAAACTTTTATTCATAACGGTTTAGGAGATCCCTACATCCCAGGGAGTTCTATCAAAGGTGCAATACGCACAGCTGTCCTATCCAATATTATCAATAAAAAAAATGAAGTGGAAAATCTTGTTAATCCTACAAGGATTAATGCAAAAGCTATAGAGCAGCACTTGTTAGGAGAAAATCCGAACAAAGATATATACCGTTTTCTCAAAATTGGAGATGCCGTTTTCGGTAATAATTATGAAAATATTGTAAGATTATTTAGTATTAATGAACGGGAAACAAACAGCTACTGGGATACATCTAAAAGCCAGTTGGTTGAAACATTGATGCCCAAAGATTCATCTGTCTGCGAAATAAGACTTGATTTAAAAGCTTATGGATACGCAAAAAAATATGTCCAAGAGCTACCAGAATGTATGTCATCACTCAATAAAATGTTCTCTACTATCAATCAACATACAAAGAGCTTATTAGCTCATGAAATAAAATATTGGCAAGACCATATTAATAATCCAAATGCTGAAAACGTAGATAAATACATTAAAAACCTGGAAATCATTATGGAACAGATACAAAAATGCAAAGACCCAAGTAAGACCTCCTGTATCCTACGTTTAGGAGCAGGATCAGGATGGCGATTCATTACTGGAGCATGGGCTGAAACATTTGAAAAATTCAACGAAAGTATTGTTCCTGTAGCACGTCCTCAAAATCAAAGATATAGTAATTACAGCTTTCCTAAATCAAGAAGGCTTGATAGTTCCTGTAAACCTTTAGGTTTCATACGTATGACATTATTAGAGGATTAA